GCCAACCCTGTTTGAGCAGTGACATTTACGCCGTCGGCATTCTGGCATTGCAGGCCCTGACCGGACGCGATCCGAAGCGCATTCCTAAAGACCCCACCACCAGCGAACTGATGTGGCGTGACCTGGTTTCTATCCGGCCTGCACTGGCCAGCGTGCTGGATAAAATGGTGCGCTATGACTATCGTCAGCGCTATACCAATGCACAAGAAGCGTTGGCGGCGCTCAATCAAGCGACGGCACCAGCTCAGGCTTCAGCACCCTCTCAAAGTCTGCAAATTGATTTGACCTCGCAGGCACTTGAGGCCCATGTTGCCTGGCTAGAGCGTGCTGATGAACTGTTTGAGCAAAGTCGCTTTCATGAAGCGGCGCGCTGCTACGAAAAAGTGGTAAAAGTGCAGCCCAATGCCACCACGGCCTGGTTCAAATTGGGGATAGCCCTCGACAACATCGAGCAATACGCCCTGGCCGTTGAGGCCTATCAAACGGTGACCGAGCGGCAAGCGGAAGATTATTTGGCCTGGCTCAAATTAGGCAAAGTGAGGGAGCGCTTAGGGCAGTATGAAGCCGCCCTCATTGCCTACGATGAAGTGCTGAAGCTGCAGCCCAAAAACTACTGGGTGTGGGCCGATCGCGGCCAAATTTTAGAAAAAATGGGGCGCATCGAGGAGGCCCTAGCGGCCTACGATCGCGCCATTGAGCTAAAACCTGACTTTCAACTGGCGCTGGAGAGCCGGAAACAATTGCTGGTGAGGCTCAAGCGGGTGGACGAACTTTATACCTTAGAGCATTACGACGATGCGATCGCCGCCTGTGATCAAGCCCTCAAAGAAAATCCCCAAGATGCCACCCTATGGCTGATGCGGGGCATGGCCCTGGAGAACCAAAAAGACTTGGCCGCTGCCGCGATCGCCTACAACACGGTCATTCGCTTACAGCCAGAGGATCACATGGCCTGGTTTCGTCTGGGTAACGTGCTCGAAGAATTGGGGCATCCCAAACGAGCGGCGAAGGCTTACAGCAACGTCACCCGCCTTCAGCCCCACAACCATTGGGCCTGGTATCAGCGGGGGCGGATGTTAGAGCAACTCTCGGACTATCGGGCAGCGATCGCCGCTTATCAAAAAGTGCTCAAACTGCAGCCCACCTTTGATTCCGCCCAAACCGCATGTCAACGTCTTTTGGGAAAGACCCTTTCCCTGAGTAGCGTTAGGTAATCTCAGGGATACTCCTCTTCCCGACCCTGTCCCGATCACCTTCCCAAACTTTAAGCTTGGGATGCTGCCGGAGTGGGGGGCACATCGGGAATGCTGGACGTCATATTAATGGCGACTGCTTCTGGGTTGGCCCAGAGAATGAGACGCGGCTCTAGGGAACTGTGCAAATAACGATGTCTGGGCAGCAGCCGCAAAGACAGCCCTTGTAAACCGCTGGTGACGTACTGCATCTCGGCTGCATACAAGCTGTTGCCATCCGCATCTTGACCTTGATAGTCCATCGCGATGGAAATGCCGGTGTGCATCTCCCCATCCACTTGCACGGTGCCCTGATAAAGTTCGACCAAAAGGTCTTCAGGACTCAACTGGCCTAGGGCAATTTTGGCCTGCACGTTAAAGGTTTCGTTGACCTGCAGGGCTGACGGCGCAGCAATGTCAATGGCTTTAATTTTCATGTCATACCAATGCTCAGACAGATGGGTGTGCCAGGCAGCCAGTTCTTTGGCTGGGGCATACTGGTCAGCCCTCAACTGATGGAGG
Above is a genomic segment from Leptolyngbya iicbica LK containing:
- a CDS encoding serine/threonine-protein kinase, whose product is MSLQILGSRYSIIQPLGGGGFGQTFLANDLHLPGHPCCVVKRLQPRNTDGISLESARRLFNSEAEALYTLGNHDQIPRLLAHFEENRHFYLAQEYIQGDLLTEEVHPGAQLTETQTVELLQDVLTTLCTVHDHGVIHRDIKPSNLIRRDRDRKIVLIDFGAVKQISSQSLDDAANPYSMTVAVGSLGYMPNEQLAGQPCLSSDIYAVGILALQALTGRDPKRIPKDPTTSELMWRDLVSIRPALASVLDKMVRYDYRQRYTNAQEALAALNQATAPAQASAPSQSLQIDLTSQALEAHVAWLERADELFEQSRFHEAARCYEKVVKVQPNATTAWFKLGIALDNIEQYALAVEAYQTVTERQAEDYLAWLKLGKVRERLGQYEAALIAYDEVLKLQPKNYWVWADRGQILEKMGRIEEALAAYDRAIELKPDFQLALESRKQLLVRLKRVDELYTLEHYDDAIAACDQALKENPQDATLWLMRGMALENQKDLAAAAIAYNTVIRLQPEDHMAWFRLGNVLEELGHPKRAAKAYSNVTRLQPHNHWAWYQRGRMLEQLSDYRAAIAAYQKVLKLQPTFDSAQTACQRLLGKTLSLSSVR